One window of the Dendropsophus ebraccatus isolate aDenEbr1 chromosome 12, aDenEbr1.pat, whole genome shotgun sequence genome contains the following:
- the LOC138769532 gene encoding lamina-associated polypeptide 2, isoforms alpha/zeta-like codes for MNRVLEDQGPSFMRNIRDMIRHEIRASLPSNPTTSETVAPPAPIAIPSTAPTESSLVELPGPSRPAPLPPPIEEDQEQSSVLDEPGEIASEGENEGEESSSPLLTVEYIDSLVKAVRCTMEIEETPQLRSVQDRMFEGLAPKKRPVFPVHQSIKHLISNEWSKPDRKFFIPQAYKRKYPFSHEDAEYWENAPMIDPPVAKISKKNALPFEDSATMKDPMDKRAEVYLRKNWEASTATFKPLIATTSVARSLQIWMSELKDKVYEGNPEQDFATAFSTIENAVSFISEASADALKLSARSAALSNSARRTLWLKEWKGDTTSKTRLCGVPCEGKFLFGSALDVVLEKASDRKKGFPLIQQQQQNRSFRGRGRKPRGGSSTSRRDWRPTKKGKGFLFPSTETKKPSQ; via the exons ATGAACCGTGTTCTTGAAGATCAGGGTCCTTCTTTCATGAGAAACATAAGGGACATGATCAGACATGAGATTAGG GCCTCATTACCCTCTAACCCTACAACCTCTGAGACTGTGGCTCCTCCAGCTCCGATAGCTATACCTTCAACAGCTCCTACTGAGTCCTCGCTGGTTGAATTACCTGGTCCTAGTAGACCAGCTCCCCTCCCTCCACCTATTGAGGAGGATCAGGAGCAGAGTTCGGTGCTTGATGAGCCTGGAGAGATAGCCTCTGAGGGTGAAAACGAAGGAGAGGAGTCATCTTCCCCTCTTCTGACTGTTGAATACATAGACTCCTTGGTTAAAGCTGTACGCTGCACAATGGAGATAGAAGAGACCCCTCAACTCAGATCGGTGCAGGACCGGATGTTTGAAGGCCTAGCTCCTAAGAAACGACCCGTGTTTCCAGTGCACCAAAGCATTAAACATCTCATATCAAATGAGTGGTCCAAACCAGATCGAAAATTTTTCATACCTCAAGCC TATAAAAGAAAGTATCCTTTCAGTCATGAAGACGCAGAATACTGGGAGAATGCCCCTATGATCGATCCTCCAGTGGCTAAGATCTCTAAGAAAAATGCCCTTCCATTCGAGGACTCGGCTACTATGAAGGACCCGATGGACAAGAGGGCTGAGGTTTACCTTAGAAAAAATTGGGAAGCTTCTACCGCGACCTTTAAACCTCTCATAGCCACTACCTCGGTGGCCAGATCTCTACAGATCTGGATGTCTGAACTGAAAGACAAAGTCTATGAGGGTAACCCTGAACAAGACTTTGCTACTGCTTTTAGTACCATTGAAAATGCAGTGTCTTTCATTTCGGAAGCCTCAGCAGATGCTTTAAAACTTTCAGCCCGTTCTGCAGCATTGTCCAATTCTGCCCGAAGAACTTTATGGCTCAAAGAATGGAAAGGAGACACAACATCTAAGACAAGACTATGTGGAGTACCTTGCGAAGGAAAATTCCTCTTCGGCTCCGCTCTAGACGTGGTCTTGGAAAAAGCATCGGACCGAAAGAAAGGATTTCCCCTCATTCAACAGCAACAGCAGAATAGATCTTTCAGGGGCCGAGGTAGGAAGCCCAGAGGGGGATCCTCTACTTCTAGAAGGGATTGGAGGCCTACGAAGAAGGGGAAGGGGTTCCTCTTTCCTAGTACCGAGACCAAGAAACCCTCACAATGA